The genomic segment TCGGCTGCATTTTTTAGCCGTTTCAATGCGAGCTTGTTGGATGGAGGATGGGTTTCTTTAGGGTTGATTAATATCGCCAGACAGTAAGTGTAATTTTTGAGTTTTGCAATGGAGAATCTCTTTGTTTTGAAGTATTCTTTTGCAAAAGATTGTACTAACTCAAAGTCTCCGGGAGGAATCTCTTTGAGTGCCAGTGGTTTGAGTTTTTTGATTTGCCATTTATCATGAACAAAAGCAAATTGAACATGGAACAAAGGTGCCTCAAACATTTGGTATAATTTTCTTGCAAGCAGTTTGTTGCGATTATCCATTGTTTGACCAAAATATACATTGAATCCGTGCAGTAGAGCATCGCATTTTGTCAATTCTTTTTGAATAAGCTCATTCAGGTCATCGGCAACCGTACGAATCAGGTGTAAATCCTTAAAGTCCCGAAGGGTGGTTACTGTAGGAATAACGCGTTGGTCTCTTGCTGCAGCAAGTAGTGAAACATAATAACCCAAACTTTGATAGCGATAAATGTTGGAAAGGTTAAATATCCTTGCCCTTATATCCGCCACATTGCCTATATTATGAATAAAATCAGTGGTTGACATAATCTCAACATCCTCTATTTGGAGAATCCATTTTTTGGGGTTGTCAACAATAATAATATTAGTGAGTTTGTTATTGTTATGTTTGGAGATTTTGAGGATTAACTTCAAAGCATCTCTCCCTTTTGAGTAGTAGTTTGGGATTTTTTTTAGTAACTCAAATCCAAATTTTTCATAGAAAAACCAAAGTCTCTTGTTGTCGGCATCCATTTCCAGTGAAATGAGTTGTACCCCTCTAGAATGAGCAATGTTGATCACATGTGCCATCAATCTCTCGCCAATCCCCATACCTTGAAATTGTATGATTACACCAATGGAATAAAGTCGTAAACTGTTTTTATGGTAATGAAGTATGATGCTGCCAATTTGTGTAATCTTATTTTCCTTCGTTATTTCTGCAATCCATACTTCTTGAACAGGACTTTTAATACTCCAAGTGATTTGTCTTCTATTGCTTTGCTGAAATGCTGGAAATGCAGATTTTTCTATGGATTCCAGAAGGTCGATATCATTTTTGTCTGCCCTTCTAATTGAGACATTCATGCCGGGTGTATTCTTTATTGAAAGTGCAATAGTAGGGTATAATCGTGTTCGTGTTGGATGAGGTTGTGAAGTTGTTTACAAATATTTGTATAAGATGAGGGTTGATGTCAAATAACGAAAATAAAGTGAATTAAAACCAATTGAATGATGCGGTGAATGTTATACATCTATTTTTGTCCCATCATGCAAGAGCAAGTTTTTTCAATCAGTACAATCAAAGCAGAAGGATTGTTTTATGCACTTTTTATCATTGCTGCATTCTTGGGCTTTATTAGTTTATTTGCGTATGGATTGTTTGCTCTCGTTGCACTGGGGGTGGTGTTGTCAATTGCTTTCTTAATATTGCGCAAGAGGCTGGCAGGCAATTATTATATAAAAGTTAATGATCAGGGGGTTGAATTTAGAATGAGTATTTTTACCAAACCTGCATTTCTTTCTTGGGATATCGTGGACAGAGTAAATTTCCATTTGTATGAAATTAATTTTCGTTTGAGAGATAGTAACAGAATTATCAATTTCCAAACAAACTATTTAAAATCAGCAGATGTTGAAACCTTTACAGCCTTAGTAAAGGAACAGTTCAAGCGTGTGAGTGCTTGTGATGAAGTTAAAGCATAATTCAATGTCTTTGGACGACTAAGGACTTTCATTTCCAATCTTTACGATTACTTTTGCCTGAAATTTTTGATACAATGAAATACGCACAACTTGATAGTTCAATCTTTATTGAAAATAGAAAACGTTTTACAGAGAAACTCAAACCCGGCAGTATAGCCATTCTTACTTCCAACTATGAATATCTGTGGAATGGAGATGCAACACATAAGTTTAAACAAAATTCAGATTTGTTTTGGCTAACCGGCATAGATCAAGAAGACACCTATTTAGTGCTCTTTCCCGATTGCCCTGTAAGTGATTACAAGGAAGCCTTGTTTTTGGTAGAGACTAATGCTGATATTGCTACATGGAACGGACACAAATACACAGTTCAAGAGGCATTTAACACATCAGGAATAAAAAATATTTTTTGGAATACACACTTTTATGAACAGATAAGAGCCATTATCAATATGGCGGAATATATTTATTTGTCAACAAATGAAAATGATCGCTATACCTATAATTCACCGTACAAATCACTAGATTTTGCATACAGTATCCAAAAGTCATTTCCGTTACATAAGTATGAAAGAGCTGCCCCTATTTTGCAACGATTGCGCTCAATGAAGTCTGAAAAAGAGTTGGCTCTTATGCGTCATGCAGTAGAGATTCATAAAAAGGCATTGTTGCGTGTATTAAAGTTTGTGAAACCCGGAGTAGGAGAATGGGAAATCGAAGCGGAAATGATACATGAATTTCTGCGTAATAGAGGTACAGGACATTCGTTTTCGCCTATTGTAGCCAGTGGTCCTTCTGCATGTGTATTGCACTATGTTGAAAATAACAAAGTGTGTGAAGATGGGCATTTGTTGTTACTTGACACCGGTTGCGATTATGCAAATTATGCCAGTGATATGACCCGTTGTATGCCTGTTAATGGTCGTTTTTCGCCAAGACAAAAACAAGTTTATAATGCAGTACTTACAGTGATGAGACAAGCCAGAGAGATGCTTGTTCCCGGTACTATGCTCATGGAATACCAAGAAAGAGTGGGGCTTTTAATGGAAGAACAGTTAGTAAACTTAGGATTATTAACCATGAATGATATTCATAATCAGAATCCCAAAAATCCTGCATATAAAAAATATTTTATGCATGGGACCTCGCATTTTATAGGCATTGATGTACATGATGTAGGCATGCGTTATGAGCCTATGCAAGCAGGGATGACTTTTAGTTGCGAACCCGGTATTTATATCAAAGATGAAGGAATAGGGGTGAGAATTGAAAATGAAATTTTGATTGGTAAAAATCATTTTATTGACTTAATGGATGAAGCACAAATGCCTATTGATGTAGATGAAATTGAGGCATTGATGAATAGCTAATTGCCTTGTAATCAGTGAGATTGTTGAGATAAAAAAACAAACGGGACAATCCGTAATTTTCTATATATTTGCACGTTTTATAACAGATGCCCTTGCGCCTAATCCTAAATAAGTCTTTATTGTTCATTTTGTCTTTGTCTTCATTGATTATAGTCGGCTGTTCGGCAAATAATAAAATTGCAAAATCAGGTACTCCTGATGAGAAATATGAGTTAGCTAAGTTATATTATAAAAAAGGTTCTTATGAAAGAGCACTGCCTGTATTTCAGGATTTAATGGGTAAGTACAGGGAGTCCAACAAAGTAGAAGAAATATACTATTACGTTGCCTATTGCTATTATGGAATGGGAGATTATGAAATGGCTGCAAGTCATTTTTACAACTTTACTGAATCGTTTTACAACAGCAAGAAAACAGAAGAATGTTTCTATATGTATTGCTTATGCCAATTCTATGCTTCTGACCCGCCTTATTTAGATCAGGATCTTACCAAGAGAGCCATAGACAATTTTCAACTCTTTTTGAATTTGTTTCCCGGAAGTTCTTACCAAACACAAGTAAATACACACATAGACGAATTGCGTAGGAAATTGAAAGTCAAAGCATATAATAATGCAATGATTTACTATCAAATGGATGATTTCAAAGCAGCGATTGTAGCTTTGACCGTATGCTTAGAAACCTATCCGGATATTGAAGAAAAAGAGGAAATAGAGTTCCTTATCTTTAAAAGTGCATATAAATATGCAACACTGAGTGTGAGGGATAAACAAGTTGAACGTTTTAATGAAGCCTTAAAATACTATCAAGAATATGTTGATGACTATCCTGCGGGTAGTGGCGTATATTCTAAAGAAGCAAGCCAATTGCAAAAGAAAATAATTGAAAATATTAATAATTTAAATAAAACAAAATGAGCTTATCAGAAATTCAAAAAAGATCAAGAGAGAATGCAGAAGCATGGGATACTCGTGTACTTGACAAAGACACAGGGAATATCTACAAAACTCTCGCTATCGTTTCTAAAAGATCAAACCAATTAACTGTTCAAATTAAAGAAGAGTTAACAAAGAAGTTGGAAGATTTTGCATCTGACCATGATAACTTGGAAGAGATTTTTGAAAACAGAGAACAAATCGAAATCTCTACGTATTATGAAAAATTACCTAAGCCAACATTAATGGCATTAGAAGAATTTGTAGAAGATAAAATCTACTACAGAGAGCCGGAAAATAACCCTGATGCACACTAAAGGGAAACGCATATTAATTGGAGTTACATCAAGTATAGCCGCCTATAAAGCGGCTTTTCTCGTTAGGGAACTTGTTAAATCAGGGGCAGAAATCCAAGTTATTATGACAAAAGATGCAACTGCTTTCGTTACACCACTTACTTTGTCAACGCTTTCCAAGCGTCCTGTACTAATTGAGTTTATTGATAGCAGTACTGGCAAATGGACTAATCATGTCGAATTAGCTCTTTGGGCAGATTTAATGCTGATTGCACCGACAACAGCCAATACGCTTGCAAAAATGGCTTCAGGTATATGCGACAATTTGTTAATGGCAATATATCTTTCAGCAAAATGTCCTGTGTTCTTTGCACCCGCAATGGATTTGGATATGTATGCCCATCCAACTACCAAGTCGAATATAAAAACAATTGTTGACAATGGTGGATTTTTTATACCTGCCGGTTCGGGTGAGTTGGCAAGTGGACTCTATGGAGAAGGGCGAATGGCTGAGGTTGAGGTTATTTTAGAAACTATCAATCGTTTTTTTTTACCAAGACTTAAAGGTAAGCAAGTGTTAATTACAGCCGGTCCTACTTATGAGAAAATTGACCCTGTAAGGTTTATTGGGAATTTTTCAACTGGAAAAATGGGTTTTTCCTTAGCTCAAGCCTTTGCAGAACAAGGTGCTACTGTTCAGCTTGTTTCAGGAGTAACTCAGCAAGAAGCAAATCATCCGCTTATAAAAGTGCATCCCGTTGTTTCAGCTGATGAAATGTATCAACAGTGTATGAAGTTTTTTGATAAATCGGATTTTGTCGTGATGTCTGCTGCAGTTGCTGATTTTAAACCCCAATCAGTCGCTAAAAGCAAAATTAAAAAAGAGGTGAGTAAAATGGAGTCAATTGCGCTTGAACCTAATATAGATATTTTGTTTGAAATGGGTAAGAAGAAAAAACATCAAACCTTAGTGGGCTTTGCATTAGAAGATAGCCATGAGATACAAAACGCTCAGAGGAAAGTCGAGAAAAAGAATCTTGATTTTATTGTACTCAACTCCATGAATGATAAAGGAGCAGGCTTTGGTTCAGATACCAATAAGGTAACGCTTATAGATAAAAAGTTTCAAGCAATAGAATTACCTTTGGCAAGTAAGATTGAAATTGCAAAACAACTCGTTGAACTAATTACTAAATGAAGCAATTTGTTATAAAAATAGTGCTTTTGACGGCTTTAAGCCTCTCTTTCGCTTTGCATGCGCAGGATATGAATTTTAATGTGAATGTGATTTCTAATCAAGTGCAACTCTCAGACAAAAGCATTTTTACGAGTTTGCAAAATTCGGTCATTCAGTTTATGAATGGACGTAAATGGAGCAAAGACCGTTTCTTGCAGCAAGAGCGTATCATGGTCAATATGATTATAGAAGTTACAGCGTATGACCCAAGTTCTAATGCTATCATGGCAAATTTTCAATTTCAGAGTTTACGCCCTGTATATAAATCAGGCTATACTACCATGATGACCAATTTTAGAGAAGAAGGTATTTCTTTTGAGTACCAAGCGTTTCAGTCAATGGACTTTCAAGAAAATAACAATGTATATAATTTAACGGGGGTCTTGGCATTTTATGCGTATGTAATCATGGGTATTGACTATGACAGCTACGGAGAGTTAGCCGGAACTCAATATTATCAACAAGCTAAAAGTATTTTAGATGCATCGCAGAATTTCCAAGGATGGCGACCCAATGATGGGCAACGTGATAAAAACCGCTTTTACTTGTTGGACAATCTGCTCAGTGACCGTTTTAAACCTTTGAGAAGCACAATTTATCAATACCATAGAAAAGGTTTGGATATTATGTATAAGGATGTGGTAGAGGGTAGGAAAGTGATTGAAGAATCTCTCAAAAATATTCAAGAATTGTGTAGAACACAACCAAATTCAATGATGGTGCGTAATTTCTTTTTGGTAAAACACAACGAAATAATCGAAATATACAAAGAAGCAACTGTGGCTGAGAAAAACAGAATCATAGAAATGCTCAAAAAGATGGATGTTGCCAATGCCGGAGAGTATGACAAAATAAGGCAGTCATGACCAATTCCGCAGACTTAGATTCCATACATTATTTTAATTCGGTTCCTGATATAATTTCTTTTATCAAGGAATACCAAGCCTCTCAGATTATTTTTCTATGTGATTTCAATACCCGTATTCATTGCTTCGAACCTTATTTTACATCTTTGGGATTCTCTCTTATTGGAATTCCGGATGGGGATATGCATAAGAATATGGAGAATGTCGCTTATATCTGTGAAAAACTGCTGATGATGCAAGCAGACAGAGACACCTTGCTGGTAAATTTGGGAGGAGGAATGATTTGTGACATAGGCGGATTTGTGGCTTCAGTTTTCAAACGCGGAATTCGTTTTGTGAATATTCCGACCACCACTTTGGCTATGGCGGATGCGGCTTTTGGAGGAAAAACCGCGGTTAATCTCGGACAAG from the Bacteroidia bacterium genome contains:
- a CDS encoding GNAT family N-acetyltransferase, yielding MNVSIRRADKNDIDLLESIEKSAFPAFQQSNRRQITWSIKSPVQEVWIAEITKENKITQIGSIILHYHKNSLRLYSIGVIIQFQGMGIGERLMAHVINIAHSRGVQLISLEMDADNKRLWFFYEKFGFELLKKIPNYYSKGRDALKLILKISKHNNNKLTNIIIVDNPKKWILQIEDVEIMSTTDFIHNIGNVADIRARIFNLSNIYRYQSLGYYVSLLAAARDQRVIPTVTTLRDFKDLHLIRTVADDLNELIQKELTKCDALLHGFNVYFGQTMDNRNKLLARKLYQMFEAPLFHVQFAFVHDKWQIKKLKPLALKEIPPGDFELVQSFAKEYFKTKRFSIAKLKNYTYCLAILINPKETHPPSNKLALKRLKNAAEECNVYCEFITYEDNNRLSEFDALFIRETTDVNNYTYHFARKAYAEGLVVIDDPWSILRCSNKIFLFERLSHNNLGTPKTAILNKYSKIKKELIEFDFPMILKSPDGSFSIGVSKVNSLHELESSLENLFKKSDLILVQEYLPTDFDWRIGVLDNQPLYACKYFMAKNHWQIINWNSKQKDHEGAFQCYPIEQVPSNVLNAALKASALMGDGLYGVDLKVVNNQVYVIEVNDNPNIDGGVEDKILGDALYERIVKSFITRIEMSRNIERFVSVHPN
- a CDS encoding Xaa-Pro aminopeptidase, with translation MKYAQLDSSIFIENRKRFTEKLKPGSIAILTSNYEYLWNGDATHKFKQNSDLFWLTGIDQEDTYLVLFPDCPVSDYKEALFLVETNADIATWNGHKYTVQEAFNTSGIKNIFWNTHFYEQIRAIINMAEYIYLSTNENDRYTYNSPYKSLDFAYSIQKSFPLHKYERAAPILQRLRSMKSEKELALMRHAVEIHKKALLRVLKFVKPGVGEWEIEAEMIHEFLRNRGTGHSFSPIVASGPSACVLHYVENNKVCEDGHLLLLDTGCDYANYASDMTRCMPVNGRFSPRQKQVYNAVLTVMRQAREMLVPGTMLMEYQERVGLLMEEQLVNLGLLTMNDIHNQNPKNPAYKKYFMHGTSHFIGIDVHDVGMRYEPMQAGMTFSCEPGIYIKDEGIGVRIENEILIGKNHFIDLMDEAQMPIDVDEIEALMNS
- a CDS encoding DUF4835 family protein: MKQFVIKIVLLTALSLSFALHAQDMNFNVNVISNQVQLSDKSIFTSLQNSVIQFMNGRKWSKDRFLQQERIMVNMIIEVTAYDPSSNAIMANFQFQSLRPVYKSGYTTMMTNFREEGISFEYQAFQSMDFQENNNVYNLTGVLAFYAYVIMGIDYDSYGELAGTQYYQQAKSILDASQNFQGWRPNDGQRDKNRFYLLDNLLSDRFKPLRSTIYQYHRKGLDIMYKDVVEGRKVIEESLKNIQELCRTQPNSMMVRNFFLVKHNEIIEIYKEATVAEKNRIIEMLKKMDVANAGEYDKIRQS
- the bamD gene encoding outer membrane protein assembly factor BamD translates to MSSLIIVGCSANNKIAKSGTPDEKYELAKLYYKKGSYERALPVFQDLMGKYRESNKVEEIYYYVAYCYYGMGDYEMAASHFYNFTESFYNSKKTEECFYMYCLCQFYASDPPYLDQDLTKRAIDNFQLFLNLFPGSSYQTQVNTHIDELRRKLKVKAYNNAMIYYQMDDFKAAIVALTVCLETYPDIEEKEEIEFLIFKSAYKYATLSVRDKQVERFNEALKYYQEYVDDYPAGSGVYSKEASQLQKKIIENINNLNKTK
- the coaBC gene encoding bifunctional phosphopantothenoylcysteine decarboxylase/phosphopantothenate--cysteine ligase CoaBC, with translation MHTKGKRILIGVTSSIAAYKAAFLVRELVKSGAEIQVIMTKDATAFVTPLTLSTLSKRPVLIEFIDSSTGKWTNHVELALWADLMLIAPTTANTLAKMASGICDNLLMAIYLSAKCPVFFAPAMDLDMYAHPTTKSNIKTIVDNGGFFIPAGSGELASGLYGEGRMAEVEVILETINRFFLPRLKGKQVLITAGPTYEKIDPVRFIGNFSTGKMGFSLAQAFAEQGATVQLVSGVTQQEANHPLIKVHPVVSADEMYQQCMKFFDKSDFVVMSAAVADFKPQSVAKSKIKKEVSKMESIALEPNIDILFEMGKKKKHQTLVGFALEDSHEIQNAQRKVEKKNLDFIVLNSMNDKGAGFGSDTNKVTLIDKKFQAIELPLASKIEIAKQLVELITK
- a CDS encoding DNA-directed RNA polymerase subunit omega, translating into MSLSEIQKRSRENAEAWDTRVLDKDTGNIYKTLAIVSKRSNQLTVQIKEELTKKLEDFASDHDNLEEIFENREQIEISTYYEKLPKPTLMALEEFVEDKIYYREPENNPDAH